The Megalobrama amblycephala isolate DHTTF-2021 linkage group LG8, ASM1881202v1, whole genome shotgun sequence region TTGTGTGCAACAGTAATACAAACAAACTTCAAATCTCAGAAACTGCTTGCAGGCTTGCACactcacatttaaataatatatttcaaatcagcaacaaaatctgagaTGAACTATCACATGAATGTTTTCTATGATGCTCAAAAATGCTACAAGGGAGAAGGCTACTATAGGTaagacaaaatgttttatttttgcaactTTGTTTATTGACTTATTAATAGCCATTTGCTGTGGAATAGACCTATGTGCCAGTCGGGTCCGGTAGGGTCTGTGTCTTCCCGGCCGGGTTCGGGTCCAGCTTTCAAATAATAGATGGGTCCGCGTTGGTTCCAGGTAGTACATTTATGGCATTTCTCTGCTCTGAACGGGTCCGGGTCCaacttttaaaataatagtCAGGTCCGGGACTGTCATGGTTCCAGTcattcccggactacatttcccacagtCCTCCCtggcaatcacctgcactcacttcagtAATcagtaatcaccacacccaactgcagcacattatctggactatttaagccaCTCACATCCTGTCATACTTTGCGAGGTCTTGTTAACTCTTgttacatttctgagcgttCATCATTCTTGTTTGTCTGCATGTTTCTGATCCTGTCTGTTCCCCGTgtacgattctctgctgcctgccctttggACCTTTTGCTCTGTTTTGGATTTACGATTgttatctgccagccctgacccattGCATGTTCctcgactacgattctgcctgctctctgccatacctgtttgccaatgtttgaccattgcctgttttACTACGAACATTGTTTAATAAAAGCTTGCTCATGGATCCTACGTCATGTCCCGTCTTGTTACAGGGACGATTTCATGTAGCACATTTATGGGTCTCTTTGGGTTGAAGACCTCTAGCTGCCATGACGAGATGAGACTCTGGAATGGCGGCCATGACGAGACGAGACTCTGGAATGGTGGCCATGATGGAACAAGGTTCTGGAATGGTGGCCATTTTGGGACAAGACTCCCCACACAGCAGGAGACTCCTATGCGAATCCACATTCAAGTCGCCAAAGCCGCGTGACTGTCACATTCATTTTGGCACCGCCCAGAGGATCAGCTCTGTCTCCTCTGCGGCGCcgtaaattctactgtcaatcagcggatCCTGAGCGGACCCATTTCGGATCCGTGGACGCGCACGCGCCTTTACTGTGacggttgtatcaatttgcggGTCCCAAACGGACCCACCGTggaggtaaggttttaatcGCGGATGCAGAGCGGATGCAGCGCGGAGCCACGGCGGGTCCGTGATCCGCCTTCGTTGCGGATCTGTCACTGCGCGCAAGTTGACGCCGACACGGGTCCGTTCACGGATATGGTCCGGAAGCCGCGATACCTCCGCAGCGGATTCTTTTGCTGTGTGGGTCTGGAATGGTGGCGGCCTTGGAAGAGACTCTGGAAGGGCGATGGCCATCTTGAAACGAGACTCTGGAAGGGCGGCCTGCGGGCTAGCATGTGATGAGGCCTGCGTTTTCACTGGGCTGAGGACTGGGATGGTCTTAAGCGCTGACCTGACAGATGCCCATTCAATGTTCAGTAGCCTACTGTCCGGGAGTCTCTCCTGTCTTATGGTGTTTTTCATGCGTGTTTTCAGTCGGCGCAAGCAATAACATTTTCTTTCACACGATGCGATGTTCATCAGCACAGTCAAGAATAACTTAAAGACATTGGCAACGTTTACTAGATGTGGACTAGCTTTGACTCTCTGAACAGTGAGTTTTTCTTGCTTGTGCCCTGAACAAGCCATTCATGTGGACTTGGATCTCACTCATAAAttgacaaggttaacggaggccgtTTGGAACGGTCTGTTAGACTCATGGCCCTCGAGGTCCGTGCGAAATTTGAAAGGAATGGCGCTATCGTGTTTTACAGCTTATATATTGCACTGTgtttcacacatacacacaatattCATATCATATGTTAGATCTAATCGTTCTGCACAATTTGCCTCAAGAAACACTACTGTCAATCAAAttgtttgttaaatatttgaGATTATTTAAAGAAACTACCTTTGTGAACTAGTTAATTAAAGCTGAAAAGGAGGCACCATCATTTCCAATGTATTCCTGTTTTATGTCTGTCTCAATATCACCAGCACGCTCgctctttctccctctctctctctccctccccaCTCCTTTCTTTCTCCCTCACTGACTCCTCTTCCTCATCTAAAGTATTTAAACCTGTCAGTTTTTACATCTCGAGGCAAATCAGTTGACTATGCAAGGTGAAAAGGTAAgcgctcttttttttttttaacacatacTTTGTAATATGTTGTATTTTGCAATTCATTTGTTGCTAATAGCTTCTCACTCTTAAATATTCTGTTAAAAGTGtatctgttttattttcagattaGATGACACGAATTTTCATCTTACTGCTTGATGGACTTCAGAAAGTTGTGGACATCAtttggaggaaaaaaaacaacaactaaaaaGCCAAGAAAAAGTATTTTCACACATAAGAGTCACAGAACTTTATGCCAGTGCAAAAGAATAATGAATTCTACAATGTTTCAGTACACCACAGAAGACAGATATGCAGAAGCTTTTGCAAAAAATTTCACCACTGTTCTTGTCGGGGTCATGGTTAACTGCATCAATGGAATATTTGTTTTCACGTTCTTCAAGAGTTCAATTTTCTACAATGATCCgagatatatattatatattcacatGGTTATCAATGATATGCTCATGGTTTTTTTCAGTGTAAGTCTTCTTGTGATGGCTTATGCATGGCCAAAAGTTCCTGTTCCGTTCTGTGTCACACTGCTAATAATAGCCTCAACAACTCATAAGAACACTCCTCTGACTTTGGCCGGTATGGCCGTTGAGCGTTACATCGCCATCTGCAAACCACTGCATCACCATCAGATTTGCACAGTGCGCAGGACCTACATCCTTATCACTCTGATATGGGGTGTAGGAGTTTTACCTGGATTGGCTGACTTGATTCTTCTGTTAATTGTTCGTCCTTTATCTGTTTTTACAACAAGTAGTCTCTGTAGTACAACTAATGTGTATAGCACGCCGTACCATGAAGACCAGAGCAAACTTACACATGGTATTTATACATCTATTGTGTGGGTAATTCTTGTATACACATACTGTCGAGTGCTGATTGCGGCCAGAAGGGCCACCGCTGATAAATCCTCAGCAAAAAAGGCCCAAAACACCATCCTGTTACATGGAGTACAGCTTCTGCTCTGTATGCTGTCCAACATTACCCCTATTATAGACAAGATTTATGGCCAACTTGTACCTACTCTACGGTCAAAAATCACCTTTTTCAATTATCTTCTTACAAACTTATTACCACGACTACTTAGCCCCCTTATTTATGGTGTTCGAGATAAACATTTTTGGAAATACATGAAAGGACTTTTTTCGTGTAGGTTACTTAATGTAAAAGTTGAATCAACCAAGCAGTGAGCTAAAAAGGTATCATCATTTAAGCATCATTAGTAATTATTTTCTTATTctaagcaaaaaaacaaaaacaaaaaacatttttaaaaagtgctatTCTCTTAGTCATTCtgattttgtaattatttctgGGCAAAGTAGAAGGTGTGAAAAGTGttaaagaatattaaaaatcacgtttgtagcatttaaaagactgttgtacattttacaaataaacAAGCATTGTCTCTCAAAAAAATACTTGTTTTATGGAATATATCAATTGTGAAATTATGTCTGAGtggctttatttcttattttactgTAGGCTATCTCtatcctttttttcttttttttggatacataaaaattagtttattcataatttattgTATGGCCTCCAATAGTGGATGTCAGGAATTATGTTTTCATTTGCAAAGCAAAATGTTTCAGGGCAAGTTTTCTTCCCTGTAacacttaaaacataaataaaaccgtttaatattttattcttgGATGCACACTGTATACATATGTCTTAATAGTCTGATTAAATACACAATTTGTATGCAATACACATTATGGTGCGACCATTACAGAAATACCTAACTTGACAAAATATAAACTTGTCAAAGTTTCAGCTATATGTGTTCTTTACACAGGACAAAAAGTATCTTTCTTGTAAAATATCAGTGGCCACTGTGCTGTGAAGATTCGCCTAACATTTTCccaaaatgtttattgataatctgtttgaaaacaattgataataaaaataatatgctTAATTCTTCtctcatataattttttttctcatttaccTTAGGAAATTTAATTCCAAACATAAGTGGCTTCATATTGAAGTGTAGATTGTTCAtcagttttattaatatggtAGAGTAGCCATAGTAAACcatagtaagaaaaaaaaaaaaaaatcagggtATACCAAAATCTCTTGCTCACTCAATGTCTCTCCACCTTCCGCCCCTCCCTCGCTTTTTCTCTTTTCAGATGTGTATATAAACTGGTCAGTTCACTTCTGGAGTGAAGTACACTGAATTAAGCAAACTGTTTCTTTACTTAGATTTACAATAACAGATCTGTATTGCATGCTCTACAAAAACCATAtcctttgtatttttatatcaggTGACACACCTGATATCTTTGAGCTATCAAGTTTCATTGATGTCTTACAGGGAAAACGAGCCacaacaaaagaagaagaaaattcCTAACAGGATTTTGCATCACTGAATTGTATGAAGTGCACAAGGACAATGAACTCTACAATGCTTCAAAATAGTGCTCAAGACAAAATTCTGGATGCTTTTGTTAGAAATTTGGTCCTTGTTCTCGTTGGGATCACAATTAACTCGATCAACGGAGTGTTTGTGTTTACATTCTTCAAGAGTTCAATTTTCTATAATGATCCgagatatatattatatattcactTGGTTATCAATGATATGCTCATGGTTGGCCTCAGTGTAATTCTTTCTGTGATGGCTTATGCATGGCAAAATGTACCTCTTCCATTCTGTGTTATACTGCTAATAATAGCTGACGCAACTCATAAGAACACTCCTCTGACTTTGGCCGGAATGGCTGTTGAGCGTTACATCGCCATCTGCAAACCACTGCATCACCATCAGATTTGCACAGTGCGCAGGACCTACATCCTTATCACTCTGATATGGGGTGTAGGAGTTATACCTGGTTTGACTGACTTGATTGTCATTTTAATTGTACGTCCTTTATCTATCTTTACAACAGGTCTTGTTTGTAGCTCAACAAAGGTGTATAACACGCCATACCATGAAGAACTGAGCAAAGTTATGTCTGGGCTTTATTCATCTGTTGTGTGGGTAATTCTTGTATTCACATATTGTCAAGTGCTGATTGCGGCCAGAAGGGTCTCCGCTGATAAAACTTCAGCAAAAAAGGCCCAGAGCACCATCCTGTTACATGGAGCACAGCTTCTGCTCTGTATGCTGTCCTACATTGCTAGTATCATAGACAAGATTTCTgctcaatttttattggctgatCGGACAAAAGTGCCCTTTATTAATTATCTTTTAACAAACTTATTACCACGACTGCTTACCCCACTGATTTATGGTGTTCGAGATAAACTTTTTTACAGTCACATGAAGGGGCATTTTGGATGTAAATTACTAATTGTAAGGGTTGAATCAACCAAACAATGAGCAAACCAAACAATGCCTCTCAATCTTGCCTGTTTTCCCCCTCTTTATTTACTCTCTGCTGAAAAACAATGCTATTTTTTTAAGAAGTTCTTGAATATTAGACCTCATTggtaatatatttttagtgcaatcataaattatgaaataaaaagcatcaatatattgtttaaatcaaactgtggttataatatacattaataGAGATatatttgaagagtttggttccaaaacgctataaatccattttggttcatttgagtaaaaatgtgagtaaaagtgacagtgacaataaatgcaaataaatgctgttcattgaactttctattcatcaaagaatccagaaaaaaatgatcatggtttccacaagcAAATCATCAAATCATGctataaattcagctttgatcacaggaataaattacattttaaagtatattcacacagaaaacagctatttatatttgttataatattttgcaatattactgtttttactgtattttttgactAAGTAGTCTAAATGCAGTCTTGgcgagcataagagacttctttcaaaaacattaaaatggtTGCATTATTCATATACTTTATTGTCAATAAATACCTTGAGATGGCttgaaaaacacacataaaccaTATCTTGTCGCAATCGTGTTAATAGAGTAcatcagggatgacgtgtttttgtaggccaacccggaagttactGGTGCACGGGTTCCCTTaatcgaaagcctatgcatttttcccatagacttttggaaaattgcaaaaaaataagctctgtgtttaacaaagggttatgacacttgcACGTTTTGTCtgtcaagataatctttacaagttaacacaaaatgtatacattttgaagcctaaataaagtcgtcagatatgaaaagctaacagtaggctataaacggactacagcacaccatggttgtggatcaacgtcaccaccaccaagcttcccaaactttatttagaaaacaactttatttaaaaacatgctcactgattatgatctgcactGTGTATGACTACTTATACTACTTATCAGCACCACCATTACTGTTTACAatgcgtggaatggtgcgctgtgaaaTGTAAGTGTATTGCACTTAGATGAATGATTTGCAACACTTGATGCAAAGGTTAGACTTGATCCTATATGGCATAATTCCTGTAACTACAATTGTAGAGtgtggcactagcaatgccaaagGTCTTCTTTCCTGGGAACacagataataataattacaaatcACTGAAATTGACTTTGCATTAAATTGTGTAAAGTGaatgaatgtaaataaaaagATACTGCCAAGCTTGTCAAATTGACAAAATTACTGTTCTTTAGCCATCAATGAATTGAAGGCAACAGGACTTCTTAAATAATCATTAAATGTTTTACACAACTTTTGACATGATGGCGCCAGGCACGACgtaagtgttttttgctagtttcaggcTGACGCAGTTAGATTATCATTTTTACGTCCTGCagcacattgtttaaatagcaaatgaatttgcgcccatttgtgcgaccatgggcatgctggtctgaaaacgaggtgtgttcaggcacatTGCTGGCTCATTACTAtattgaggcaactgaaatagactgtgccattgaccaactgaaacctggtctaaacccaatggcgcaatatttgttttgttatttaaagagtgcgttagtaatatgcgcctatatgtGTTTGCATAACGCACATAATACTTATTACACACGCAGGGATGCGCAGCGATACAATTTTCAGTGATAAACCCTCACAATAGGTGCGTTTATATGGAGCATTGTAATCGGTTTAAAAGTCCAATCCGAATGAAAATGCTTCATATAAATGCCTCAATCGGAATAAAAAATGCCCAAACCGAATGATGCCGAACCGGTGGGATAAACCTTCCTAAAAAccgaacaaaataaaaattctgccaCATAAACACGTTAAACCGATTACTTTGTGTCATCACGTCAAGAGGCCAGGGGTCGTCAGAATGCACAAAGGTGGAGGCAAAATCAAACtggagtaaaactgaaacaacacatttattaaatacactGGAGGAACTCAGTGTATCATTACTACGGACCTTCAACCACACGCTTCTGCTTTTCTGGGAGGGAGGGATGGGTAGTATTGAGATGCTCCTTCGAATTGCACAGCCACCAAAAAGGTCAGATTCCTGTGCCTGTCTTTTCCTCATACCTTCTAGCAGTAATTCAAATTCACGCTGTTGCTTGATTAAGAGCaacactttacataaaaaaaaaaatgcgcaCATAAGATATAATGGAACTCCATGTTGTCGGTAATAAAAGGCGGCAAACAGGACATAAGCTAATGTCCGCATGTCACAAAGTCATTCCGATTGAAAGCGCCGGCACATGTTAACACCTTAGCGAATTCGATAATGTCTCATGTAAACAGTCCACCAAATCTTTCAATCGGAATGACAAAAAATTGTACATGTAAATGTGGCTAATGACTGTTTTGTTAATAACCCTCTGTCGTTTCGACTCTCTGTGGGCAGGGACACAAAAATGCGGAAGTATAATCAATAGTTTTCATGAAAGCCCAGGAGCTATCAAAGTGCTTGCACCATGCATTCTTTCTGCCTCCCTCCCTTTCTCTCTCATGCTTTTTTTTCACCCCCCTCTTTTACATCTTAAATGAGCATATAAACTTGTCCGTTTACATCTGGAGCAAAACAATTTACTAAGCAAACTGTGAAGGTAAGTTGTTCACTCTTTCAGCAATGTGTTTAATTTTGTTCCTCATATAATTGATAACCCGCTAAATGTTTctcatttaattttcatttcaaatctTCAGGATAAAGAAGATCGGATTTCAGCTTGATGTACTTTGGACAGCCATCAAGATCTTTTAAAGGAAAAGAAGAGCGACAACAACAAGAGTCAAAAATCTTActtcaaaagaaaaaaggatTTTCACTTGCATTAAACTGCATTTGACACCAGTGCAAAAGCACAATGAACTCTACAATGCTTTTATATAATCTACAGGAAAGATATGCAGATGCTTTTGCAAAAAATTTTACCATCGTTTTGCTTGCAGTCATAATTATCTCCATTAATGGAGTGTTTGTTCTCATTTTTTTTAGGAGTTCAATTTTCTACAATGATCCgagatatattttatatattcacTTGGTTATCAATGATATGCTCATGGTTTGCTTCAGTGTAATTCTTTTTGTGATGACTTTTGCATGGCAAACTGTACCTCTTCCATTCTGTGTTATACTGCTAATAATAGCAGCGACAACTCATAAGAACACTCCTCTGACTTTGGCCGGTATGGCAGTTGAGCGTTACATCGCCATCTGCAAACCACTGCATCACCATCAGATTTGCACAGTGCGCAGGACCTACATCCTTATCACTCTGATATGGGGTGTAGGAGTTATACCTGGATTGGCTGACTTGATTCTCCTTTCAATTGTTCGTCCTTTATCTATCTTAACAACAGGTACTTTCTGTAGTTCGGCAGTTCTTTATAACACAGTGTATAATGGAGAACTAACCAAATTTATGAATGGGCTATATACATCTGTTGTGTGGGTAATTCTTTTATTCACGTATTGTCGAGTGCTGATTGCGGCCAGAAGGGCCTCCACTGATAAATCCTCAGCAAAAAAGGCCCAAAACACCATCCTGTTACATGGAGCACAGCTTCTGCTCTGTATGCTGTCCTACATTACTGCTGTCATAGACAAGATGTTTGTCCCACTTGCACCAGTCGATCGGGCAAGACTAACCTTTTTAAATTATCTTCTAACAAACATATTGCCACGACTGCTTACTCCCCTGATTTATGGTGTTCGCGATAAGCATTTTTACAAACACATGAAGGCACTTTTTTCATGCAGATTATTCTTTGTAAAAATTGAATCAATCAAACAATGAGCAAAAAAGGCAACATTACTCCTGTGTTAGACAAAATTTTCTTCTACTTGTAACTGATCAGCAGAAATAAATTGTCTTCTTCAATTATCTTATTACAAACATTGTACCAAGACTTCTTACACCACTGATTTATGGTGTTCAGgataaacatttttagaatCATGTTAAGGAACTTTTTTCATGTAAATTACCTATTGTAAATTTTGACACAACCAAAGAAtgagcaaaaatgacttttgctggtttgttttctttttttttttttaattctgcaTTTTAGATAGACCAATTTACTGATAATATCCATCTTTATTAATGCTTAAATACTGTATGTAAAATTGCATTAAGCCTGTAGCTCAGCTAGTAGAGTGTGATTATTATGATTACAGGGGCAAATTattgattaataaagacttaagatttttaaactaatatattttgacatttgcatcacataaccagTTTCATATGTATGGCTTCTATAATAAGCTCAGTAGGTCACTTGGTACAGCATTGCACTTGTGATCCAGAACGCTTGTGTACGATATCTGAGTCATGAAAAAAAGCTCAAAGACTTGTAAAAGCAAATGCTATTTTTCTCACATTTACTTTTGTTTACACTGTTGGTTAGGTTAGGTTTATGGTATGGTTAGTGTATGTGGTACGTTATTTTCAAATGCGATAAAATAAACCTTTTAGTGTTACTCATGGGACATTTCATTTCCGATCTACCATGATATATAGGTGCTACAACATCCAACTAGGGTTTGAAATGAACACCGATGATAACAACTGCAGGTGAAATTAACTGTAGTGGGTAATACATGTCTACTCACTATAGCCAGTGTGAATTCTTTATGCTTGTCTTATTGTCCAgaatttatctcattaatgtaTTGGGTTATAGGAAACACGCATTATACGGTATGACGCAGATACGATTCAAGCGTAAGTGGCATGTTTTACGCAAGTGGAGTTTCACTCATGTGCAGCATCCTTAAGTGCAAGTTTAAGTTATTGACGATGCATATCATGATTCTATGTTTAATGCAGAAGATTTCTGTATGTGTTGCAACTATTTCTGGCATTAAGCCAGTTACTGCATTTTGCGATCTgtgtatttaatcatttcatCACATCTAACACTTGCGCTATCGCAGCTAGCACAGTTACCCATGAACTTTCAGTAATGTTAAAAATTTACAgttacagtatctcacagaactgagtacacccctcacattatggtaaatattttattatatcttttcatgtgacagcactgaagaaatgacactttgctacaatgtaaagtagagagtgtacagcttgtataacagtgtaaatttgctgtcccctcaaaataactcaacacacagcatTCAATGTCTAAaacgctggccacaaaagtgtgTACACCcttaagtgaaaatgtccaaattgggcccaaagtgtcaatgttttgtgtggccaccattattttccagcactgccttaaccctcttgggcatggagttcaccagagcttcacaggttgccactagagtcctcttccactcctccatggcAATATCacagagctggtggatgttagagaccttgcgctcctacaccttccatttgaggatgccccacagatgctcaataagGTTTAggtaccctcagcttctttagcaaagcagtggtcgtcttggaggtgtgtttgggctcgttatcatgttggaatactgccctgcggcccagtctccggagggaggggatcatgctctgcacattcatggttccctcaatgaactgtagctccccagtgccagcagcactcatgcagccccagaccatgacactcccaccaccatgcttgactgtaggcaagacacacttgtctttgtactcctcatcTGGTTGCCaccacacacgcttgacaccatctgaaccaaataagtttatcttggtctcatcagaccacaggacatggttacAGTAATCCATgcccttagtctgcttgtcttcagcaaactgtttgcgggcaTTCTTGTACATcgtctttagaagaggcttccttctgggacaacagccatgcagaccaatttgatgcagtgtgcggcgtatggcctgagcactgacaggctgaccccccatCCATTCAACCTCTGCAgtaatgctggcagcactcatatgTCTATTttccaaacacaacctctggatatgacgctgagcacatgcactcaacttctttggtcgaccatggcgaggcctgttctgagtggaacctgtcctgttaaaccgctgtatggtcttggccatcgtgctgcagctcagtttcagggtcttggcaatcttcttatagcctacgccatctttatgtagagcaacaattctttttttcagatcctcagagatatcattgccatgaggtgccatgttgaacttccggtgaccagtatgagagagtgatttaaatttaacacacctgctccccattcacacctgaggagACTCTGGGGTGGCATGACGAGACTCTGGCGTGGCATGACGAGACTCTGGGGTGGCATGACGAGACTCTAGCGTGGCATGACGAGACTCTGGCGTGGCATTACGAGACTCTGGGGTGGCATGAAGAGACTCTGGGGTGGCATGACGAGACTCTGGCGTAGCATGACGAGACTCTGGGGTGGCATGACGAGACTCTGGCGTGGCATGACGAGACTCTGACGTTGCATGACGCTGGCGTGGCGGCCAACTCGGGGCGAGACACTGACGTGGCGGCCATCTCGGGGCGAGACACTGGCGCGGCGGCCTTGAGTGGAAACGGCCGGCGGGCTTGAATGCGAAGCGGCCGGTGGGCTTGAGTACGAGGCAGCCAGCAGGCccgagtgcgaagcggccggcgggccCGAGTGCGAGGGGGAGGCATGACAAGAACAGGCCTTGGCATAGCAGACACGGTGTGAACAGTCTGTGGTCTGGCTGGCTTGGAGTGAACTGGACTTGGCGTGACGACGTGAATAACTCCTGACATGATGGACGGGATGTGGAGACTCCCTGGTGTGATGGATGCTGTAGGGTTGCGAGGCTCCTCATCTGCAAGACCCACAGTTAATGATGAATCACTTAGCACAAGGGCATGATCTATATATTCCTCCAAGGACCAGTGAATCTTTCCGCCAGGAAGCCATGAACGTACAGGTTCATTCAGTCCATGTCGAAAAATGTCTTTAAGCGCCACATCATTGAAGGCCACATGACAGCATAGGTCACAAAAACCTTAAACTGAAAACCACATGACCATAAACACCCAATGAGGACATGACACATGGACTAAGGGAGAACATGAGGAGCAAGGGAAGCATGACACAACAAGCAACATAaatcaaactacaaaataaaagacatgaaatacAAAACATGAACATAAAACCAAAACACCCGTGACAATTACTTGTCCACTTTGGCTCAGATGATGACTAACAAGATGATGGCGGAGGATTTGGTGCGCAACAGACCCTGAGCATCATTgacaaatatcttattttgtaaaatgtgtgGTCAATACTGCAAAAGTTATCGGTAATACCAGAGTTGTTGCTATTTTATTTACCGGTGTGAAAATTTTCTCAACATGAATACCATATATCATGCCAATACCATCCCAAACACTCCCgggagttgtcatgacagaaataatatttttctctctttccttcccTCCCTCTCTTCTCT contains the following coding sequences:
- the LOC125273245 gene encoding odorant receptor 131-2-like, coding for MDFRKLWTSFGGKKTTTKKPRKSIFTHKSHRTLCQCKRIMNSTMFQYTTEDRYAEAFAKNFTTVLVGVMVNCINGIFVFTFFKSSIFYNDPRYILYIHMVINDMLMVFFSVSLLVMAYAWPKVPVPFCVTLLIIASTTHKNTPLTLAGMAVERYIAICKPLHHHQICTVRRTYILITLIWGVGVLPGLADLILLLIVRPLSVFTTSSLCSTTNVYSTPYHEDQSKLTHGIYTSIVWVILVYTYCRVLIAARRATADKSSAKKAQNTILLHGVQLLLCMLSNITPIIDKIYGQLVPTLRSKITFFNYLLTNLLPRLLSPLIYGVRDKHFWKYMKGLFSCRLLNVKVESTKQ
- the LOC125273246 gene encoding odorant receptor 131-2-like, with amino-acid sequence MKCTRTMNSTMLQNSAQDKILDAFVRNLVLVLVGITINSINGVFVFTFFKSSIFYNDPRYILYIHLVINDMLMVGLSVILSVMAYAWQNVPLPFCVILLIIADATHKNTPLTLAGMAVERYIAICKPLHHHQICTVRRTYILITLIWGVGVIPGLTDLIVILIVRPLSIFTTGLVCSSTKVYNTPYHEELSKVMSGLYSSVVWVILVFTYCQVLIAARRVSADKTSAKKAQSTILLHGAQLLLCMLSYIASIIDKISAQFLLADRTKVPFINYLLTNLLPRLLTPLIYGVRDKLFYSHMKGHFGCKLLIVRVESTKQ
- the LOC125273247 gene encoding odorant receptor 131-2-like yields the protein MNSTMLLYNLQERYADAFAKNFTIVLLAVIIISINGVFVLIFFRSSIFYNDPRYILYIHLVINDMLMVCFSVILFVMTFAWQTVPLPFCVILLIIAATTHKNTPLTLAGMAVERYIAICKPLHHHQICTVRRTYILITLIWGVGVIPGLADLILLSIVRPLSILTTGTFCSSAVLYNTVYNGELTKFMNGLYTSVVWVILLFTYCRVLIAARRASTDKSSAKKAQNTILLHGAQLLLCMLSYITAVIDKMFVPLAPVDRARLTFLNYLLTNILPRLLTPLIYGVRDKHFYKHMKALFSCRLFFVKIESIKQ